Genomic window (Gasterosteus aculeatus chromosome 13, fGasAcu3.hap1.1, whole genome shotgun sequence):
ATTATCAGGAAGCTGCTGGTCTGTGTCTCCATATCTCACACTGGTCAGATCATCAGACAGATAGAGATCATAGTCTGCAGTGTTTGGGTCCAGAATGACAGGACTGAAGTGGACCaggtccttcatcttctcccagaCTCTGAAGGACAGGTTGCCCAGGTGTTTGGCCACATCTATCAGCGCTCCTAAGACCAGCTGTGGATCTGTCACTGAGCTCTGGACTCTGGCTCTGGTCTGAGTGGCTTTATAACTGCTGAGGAACGACACgttgtctttctgcaggtcttcttcaacagcagagatgctgtctgacagagaggagatctgctcctcaatcatcttcatctctctgctgatggtcttccccttctgctcctcttcctccctcagagcTTCCAGTctggactcctcttcctctctcaggaACTGGTGGAGCTTGTTGAACTCTGCTCTGATCTTCCTCTTTGTGGACACCAGCTGCTCCTTGGAGAGTTGGATCACTTCATTGTATGTTTTCTCCACTTGTTGGTGTTTGTCCCTCTTGTCCTCCAGAGACTCCAAGTCAGGTCTCAGCTGGTCCTTCAGGTTCCTGACTGCTTGTTCTAGAGGAACCACCTTGTGACTCTGGTGGAGAGAGAACTCACAGACAGGACACACAGCTTTCTGCTCGTCCTCACAGAACCAATAAGGGACTTCTGGATGTTCTTCACACaccacctcctctttctccttctctggttCCGTCTGAGTTGATCCATTATTCTGTCTGTCAGCAAAGGAGTCAGCGAGTCCCTTCAGTGTTAAGTTCACTGCTGGTTCATCTGTTGAGGACTTACTTTTACAAATGGGACAGTTCTTGTTTCCAGCTTGTTCCCAGAATCGCTGCAGGCAGCTTGAACAGAagctgtggctgcagctcagAGACACGGGATCTCTGAACGTCTCTGAACAAACATGGCAGCTCAGGAAACTTTCAAAAAGAACTATTTTTTCAGCCATTTGCTCTGACTTATCAAATCTGACTCTGAATTACAGATCTCGATGGTTCCGATCTTGTTTAGTAGAGATTTCTCACCCTGTGATGCgtctctgctctctgctcaGCAACGAGGAAATAAATCAGCTTTAAGTTTCACTTTCCCTCCTTTTATTGTGTAAGCAGCTGACAAGCTCTTTAGTCACCAACAGGTGGTGATGTTTGATTTATACTCAGATTTTACAACAACTTTCCAATGGAGTGAAGGAGAATTGTTACTTTTAATAATGCATATATTATAAAGCAACAGAAAGCACAGgttcttttaatatttaatattctacATCAGGACTCATCACACTGCTGGTCACAGGTTTACAGCGCGCAAGCTAGTAAAAGTACtttaaacaagaaaaacaacctgAAGAAGACATAGAAAATATGTTTGGCGTTGCATTAAATAGACTTAGACAACAGACATTCTAAGCAGGAAGAGGCTGCACCAGCTCAGAGAAAGTCCGTCCTCTGCGATACGATCGTGATCCACCAAGTTAAACATTTAAGTTTTCCCAAGAATATAAACGTCCATCTACTATTCCTTTCATTAGAGCTGAAGGTAAGAAAGTAAAGCTTGTGTAAGTATACTGATTTGTTTACATAACGTCTCAAATCAGGACAATCGTTTCTTGGAAACAAAAAGcttaatttaaaatgaaggtattatttttattgtttttgccgTTTGTTCCACTTTCATAGCACCAGAAAGCACAGGGTTCTGATTGGCCGATAGGTGCTTGTCATTTACTTTATATCAGGACTCATCTTACACCCTGCTGGTCAAATGTttacaacagtgcacgaggtgTATTAAACTGCAGGCAGTACTTTGAAAGTACCTTTAACACCCTCTAAAAAATACATTAGGATCAATGAACGAAAAACCATGACGCAAAGGATTTACACTTATTTTGCTGTTCCACATGTCAAAGTGTCATCGTTTGTCCCtcagtgtgtaaatatgtgtgaaTTCTACACCACTATATGAACGTCCATCTACTGTTCCTTTAATTAGGGCTGAAACTAACAAAGTAGAACTTGCTCATATATACTGATTGTTTATCTCTCAAATCATAAAAATCTATCTGTCAGAAATAAAAAGCTTAATTTTCTCACAAATAGTATAAAGGTCTTTATGAAATTCACAATGACATGAACCTGGGACGTATGAGAAGTTATAGATAAATGACAGATGTTGAGGTTCAGAACGTCCCAACATAAAAACCTTTGCATGACAACAATATGTGAGTGGAAAAACCATCAGAGGTCACACCTgtctgtgacctttgaaccttcGCTCTAACAGGAGGGGAGAAGATGAGGAAATGAATATAGTTGAAACCCGGTCATCGTAATCTGTTACCACGAGGATCGTATCTCACGTGATCTGGACGTAACTCCTCCGTCAGCCTGCGTGCGACCTTTGAATAGCTCGTAGACATTGCGTGTGCATCATCTCGGCCTCCATTTCGCTTTCCTTTCTCCTTCGTTTTCAGCCAGAAACTTTAACAGCAGTTCGAGTACCTGCACGCCCTCGCAGTAATCCTCCGTAGATCCCGTGCCGAGTGGAATGCCGAGGAACGAGCGCACTGCGCCGCCTCTCAGTGACCGACGTGTGCTGCGTGGGAGAGATGAATGAGCAGCAGCACAGGCTCCTCGGCTCCATGAAAAACGTGGGCTTCATCCCAGCTGCTTCGCGGCTGCGCAGGAAAGGTTAAAGCTCCGAGCAGCACGCGCAGCTTCAGTCGTCACGTTCTCAGTCAACAGAGAAGAAAACCGACCATGCGTTTGTTCCTGTAGATAAATGAGGTGGCCCAGGAACGATGAGGAACAGCCAGAGAGAAATTCATTTTGGCTCCATACAAGATTCAAGGACTCGAGATCCTGCACCTCagtgtgtttcctcctctctcttctcttctgtgTGGACTCTCGGTTCTATTTGTTCCGTCCTGGTTAGTTTGATCGTAATGCAACGAGCCGGTGAGGAAGCACTGAAACGTGGGATTTATGAGGTGAGGCCTCACTTCCTTCGGCTTAAAGGTTTCATCACCTCATCCAGCCTCTCGACACACTGCAGCAGAAGAGACGTTAAGGGACACGTCTGTAAAGTGGGTgaacaatattattatatagtCCGCCTCATTCAGGCGTTTTAAACTATTACAAATTGGGGCTCAACCTGTAAGCTGAGCAGTAACAAGACAACGGTTTCCAGGTGGAGAAGAGCTTCAGCGTGAGGAAGCAGCGTGACGTCTCCCTCTAGAGGCTCCGACCAGTAACACGACTACACACACCTGTTGGACTCAAGGTGCGGTTTGGCCTCGTGGTCCTAATGCCTCCAGGTTTGGTCATCCGCCGTGAAGGATCCTAACAGTCGGTTCTGGAGAACCAACGTCACACACACCAGCCCGAAACAATCTGACCATTCAAATCCAGCCTCAGGTTCCCTAAACACTGCGctgtcttttcctaactcctcaggACTTCTCCTAACCATGTTTCCTTGACCCcgtgacgttttccacagaggtcaaggaaaagTGGTTTGGAGGTCAGTAAATATGAAGGGTTTCATGTTGATTCTGTagataaaaaacaatgaaatccaCTTATTCCAAATCTTTTAGCATATATACAGCATGGACACATAGTTTCACTTAACAAGGATCTCTACATCTTCTTCATCTGTGAGTCTGCAGcgagctgctgttgtcatgtGATCTGAGTACCTCGTCCTGTCCGACTCGACGTGATGGAAGGAAGTGTTCTTGGAATGTGAACCATGTGTCCGATGGCAAAACACTGGTGGaagatgaactgaatgatgaaaCATTCAGTTTCCGCAGCGCTGCGAATATATGATGAATGTATAAAAAGTGATGCATTGCTAAAAATTAAACCACCCAACAAGATATAAAAgagtttaaatgaacacaagcGTCAACATCTATGACAGAAAAATGCTGCACATCAATGAAGcagaaatattaatattaacatATTAATCTCTAAcattttaaactgtttattattttctggttctttctttttccgcatttttggtctttttctagtcattatttttttaacctggTGAAGCAAACACATTCGTCAATACATTCATTCAGATGTTTTTAACTCACCTCACCAAACCTGTTCTTCAAGGAAATTCCCTTCAGGCGTTCAGGTGCAGTAACCTGTTTTATTTACTGTGCACACATGTTGAGTCACAGAAAGTGTTCACTTATAAACACAGTCGACACTGAGAGACTTCAGTTTGTTTCTTGGCACAAAGACGAAGTCGTTTCTTTGACTTAAGCCTTTACTCTACACACACGTTTGGTGCACTCAAAGTCAGAGCATTTATTCTACACAACTCTCTGTCTCTTAGGTTAAAGACTCCAATATTTGATGTTACTTTATGTTCAAAGGTAAAAAGTTGTCTATCAAATATCCACCTTAGTTTTTCCACTTATCTTTTTATCCACAATATTTAGATTTCTCACTtgaaacttcctgttttatatCTTGACCTACATTTTTATGAAGAAAAGTAGTTCTGCGATAAAAACGACGATTTACAAAAGGCCTTTAACTTTTACAAACAATCATATTTTCCAATTCTGTATAATTTGGAATTCTTTTAACTTTAACGATATTCATGACCaatcttgaaaaaaaagaatttttaGATACCTGGTTCCAACAGCAGCGCTACAAATATATGATGACCGTAATGCACTCCTAAAAATTAAACCACCCAACAGGATATAAAgcagtttaaatgaacacaagcGTCAACATCTATGACAGTAAAATGCTGCACATCAATGAAGcagaaatattaatattaatatattaatctctaacattttaaactgtttattattttctggttctttctttttccccattttttgtctttttctagtcattatttttttaacctggTGAAGCAAACACATTCGTCAATACATTCATTCAGATGTTTTTAACTCACCTCACCAAACCTGTTCTTCAAGGAAATTCCCTTCAGGCGTTCAGGTGCAGTAACCTGTTTTATTTACTGTGCACACATGTTGAGTCACAGAACGTGTTCACTTATAAACACAGTCGACACTGAGAGTCTTCAGTTTGTTTCTTGGCACAAAGACGAAGCCGTTTCTTTGACTTAAGCCTTTACTCTACACACACGTTTGGTGCACTCAAAGTCAGAGCATTTATTCTACACAACTCTCTGTCTCTTAGGTTAAAGACTCCAATATTTGATGTTACTTTATGTTCAAAGGTAAAAAGTTGTCTATCAAATATCCACCTTTGTTTTTCCACTTAACTTTTTATCCACAATATTTAGATTTCTCACTtgaaacttcctgttttatatCTTAACCTACATTTTTATGAAGAAAAGTAGTTCTGCGATAAAAACGACTATTTACAAAAGGCCTTTAACTTTTACAAACAATCATATTTCCCAATTCTGTATAATTTGGAATCCTTTTAACTTTAACGATGTGTCATGGTCaatcttgaaaaaaaagaatttttaGATACTTGGTTCCAACAGCAGCGCTACAAACATATAATGACCGTAATGCACTCCTAAAAATTAAACCACCCAACAGGATATAAAgcagtttaaatgaacacaagcGTCAACATCTATGACAGTAAAATGCTGCACATCAATGAAGCAGAAATATTCATCCAGAAACTTCATGTATAACAGACAGGAAACATTTTACTGCACAATGAGGATCTTTCTTGAAGTACATTTTACACATGATACTTTTACATAAGTAAGGTTTAGAAGGACTTTTTCACAGTTGGGTGTGAGTACTTTTACTGCAGTAAAGGATCTGAATACTTCCTTCACTGCTGCTCTACAATATCTACAGAACGTTGATGTCAACAGACCAGATCATCGTGATATTCCTCATTACAATTATTCGTTAtcgttttattgtgtttgtccagATATCAGGACGCGTGTTCTCTGAAACTGGAATAAAGTCCTTCTAGTTAAAGACTGATGATCTTTTCTTCATCAGGAATAGACACTAATATGTAGCTGCAGCTCACCAGTGTTGGTGCTCAGTGTCCTTCACCTCTTGTACGTACTTCTACATCTCATCAACCAACACAAACCCAGAATTAAACAATGAGAGGAACACAGGATGAAGAATGGAACAGAAAGGTGTGAATGagaataaagtattttatttagtaGAACTCTGGAAATACAACATCTGAATTTAAGATTATACAGTTAAACAAAAACAGGCCAGTGATTTGTGTATTTGATTTCAGAGACAGTAAgataagaaataaatcaaataagcaTCAATCAAGAGGTGGATTCACGTGTGATTGTCTCCTAGATTGAACCCTGAGATGGATAGAAATGTTCTGAAGGATCAGACATTTTCTTCCGGACACTGAACAGAGGTCAGATTGTGATGGAAACAGTCTGCAACCAAAATGTGTACTTTGTCTCCACCTTGTTGGACTAAAAATGATGAAATTATACCTCtacattaattgtatatttggaaatgtttaacatttcttcagaatatgaataaaacattattctGCATCGTTGTCAATAAACACTTTAATGTGCAAATTAAACACCTGAAGGAATCGAaccatttattcatgaaactgAACAGTTTAGAGGCTTTATGTGGTGacgtgattataaactaaaGCCTTTAAAGGAAACTTAACGTTATTGCTCTttagaaaaaagtatttatacatttcaaaataaaaaatcacagTAAATCTACTCGTACTTGAAGGAAATTTACACCAAAAACTCTATTTAGAACATTATCCCTCACACACATAGTTTATGCCttagtttctttctttaatttgaaaatatttaaagaacacaacaacaacaaagtaacTATAATAAACAACTTCCAGATGAATCACTTTGACTTCACCACCTTCACTGAACATCACAGAGAAACATCAGCTTGACAGATTTTGATATCAGGAGTTTTAGCGTCACCAGACTTTCCAATATTAAACCATGGGAAGAGTTTCTCAGTGAAAGTGTCTCTGAGAGTGCAGACGGGAGTCGTGTCTTCAGGGTGGTAGAAGGACACCTTCCCCCTGTCGTAGTCCAGCTGGACTCTGATCCTCTGGAGTCTCTTCTTCACTCTGACAGTCTGACCAGCTCCATCAGTGTATTTTCCACTGTGATGAACTAAACACCAGCATCCATCATCTGGTGAagcacctctctctcccttcctgttAACTGACTCTTTAACTAAACCTACAAGCCAGTAAGGATGgtctcccacctccacctcccagctGTGTTTCCCTGAGCTGAAGCCCTCAGAGCCCAGAACTTCTGGATACTTAGTGAATCTCTCTGGATTATCAGgaagctgctgctttgtgtctccACGTCTCACACTGGTCAGAtcatcagacagagagagattgtACTTTGCAGTGTTTGGGTCCAGAATGACAGGACTGAAGTGGACCaggtccttcatcttctcccagaCTCTGAAGGACAGGTTGCCCAGGTGTTTGGCCACATCTATCAGCGCTCCTGAGACCAGCTGTGGATCTGTCAGTGAGCTCTGGACTCTGGCTCTGGTCCGAGTGGCTTTATAACTGCTGAGGAGCGACaccttgtctttctgcaggtctTCTTCAACAGCAGAGATGCTGTCTGACAGAGAGGAGATCTTCTCCTCAatcatcttcatctctctgctgatggtcttccccttctgctcctcttcctccctcagagcTGCCAGTctggactcctcttcctctctcaggaACTGGTGGAGCTTGTTGAACTCTGCTCTGatcttcctctctgtggacACCAGCTGCTTCTTGGAGAGTTGGATCACTTGATTGTATGTTTTCTCCACTTGTTGGTGTTTGTCCCTCTTGTCCTGCAGAGACTCCAAGTCAGATCTCAGCTGGTCCTTCAGGTTCTTGACTGCTTGTTCTAGAGGAACCACCTTGCGAGTCTGGTGGAGAGAGAACTCACAGACAAGACACACAGCTTTCTGCTCGTCCTCACAGAACCAATAAGGGACTTCTGGATGTTCTTCACACaccacctcctctttctccttctctggttCCGTCTGAGTTGATTCATTATTCTGTCTGTCAGCAAAGGAGTCAGCGAGTCCCTTCAGTGTTAAGTTCACTGCTGGTTCATCCGTTGAGGACTTACTTTTACAGATGGGACAGTTCTTGTTTCCAGCTTGTTCCCAGAATCGCTGCAGGCAGCTTGAACAGAAGCTGTGGCCGCAGCTCAGAGACACGGGATCTCTGAACGTCTCTGAAC
Coding sequences:
- the LOC120830506 gene encoding zinc-binding protein A33-like; this translates as MAEKIVLFESFLSCHVCSETFRDPVSLSCGHSFCSSCLQRFWEQAGNKNCPICKSKSSTDEPAVNLTLKGLADSFADRQNNESTQTEPEKEKEEVVCEEHPEVPYWFCEDEQKAVCLVCEFSLHQTRKVVPLEQAVKNLKDQLRSDLESLQDKRDKHQQVEKTYNQVIQLSKKQLVSTERKIRAEFNKLHQFLREEEESRLAALREEEEQKGKTISREMKMIEEKISSLSDSISAVEEDLQKDKVSLLSSYKATRTRARVQSSLTDPQLVSGALIDVAKHLGNLSFRVWEKMKDLVHFSPVILDPNTAKYNLSLSDDLTSVRRGDTKQQLPDNPERFTKYPEVLGSEGFSSGKHSWEVEVGDHPYWLVGLVKESVNRKGERGASPDDGCWCLVHHSGKYTDGAGQTVRVKKRLQRIRVQLDYDRGKVSFYHPEDTTPVCTLRDTFTEKLFPWFNIGKSGDAKTPDIKICQADVSL
- the LOC120812939 gene encoding zinc-binding protein A33-like — protein: MAEKIVLFESFLSCHVCSETFRDPVSLSCSHSFCSSCLQRFWEQAGNKNCPICKSKSSTDEPAVNLTLKGLADSFADRQNNGSTQTEPEKEKEEVVCEEHPEVPYWFCEDEQKAVCPVCEFSLHQSHKVVPLEQAVRNLKDQLRPDLESLEDKRDKHQQVEKTYNEVIQLSKEQLVSTKRKIRAEFNKLHQFLREEEESRLEALREEEEQKGKTISREMKMIEEQISSLSDSISAVEEDLQKDNVSFLSSYKATQTRARVQSSVTDPQLVLGALIDVAKHLGNLSFRVWEKMKDLVHFSPVILDPNTADYDLYLSDDLTSVRYGDTDQQLPDNPERFTTYADVLGSEGFSSGKHSWEVEVGDHPHWLVGLVKESVDRKGERYDSPKHGCWCLVHHSGKYTNGAGQTVRVKKSLQRIRVQLDYDRGDVSFYDPEDTTPVCTLRDTFTEKLFPWFSIGESGDAKSADIKICQADVSL